The following are from one region of the Nicotiana tomentosiformis chromosome 7, ASM39032v3, whole genome shotgun sequence genome:
- the LOC138895977 gene encoding uncharacterized protein, which yields MEDTQEEVNPSREHIIDILKPVVQKAKVPLPKPPPPFPQRLANYAKFMKDLVTNKRSINFETIKVTHQVSAIAHYMAPKLEDAGDFTIPCTIRSANFAKALYDIGESINLLAYSMFKTLGIGKPRPISMRLQMDDCTSKVVCDVEAREITFRVGDEQVVFHVCKSMRQPTSNEVCYFVDSVTDVIIDDTSATINVGDMLEGIFLNLDDDEIDGFMECVNSL from the exons ATGGAGGATacccaagaagaagtgaacccgtctagggaacataTTATTGACATACTGAAAccagtagtgcaaaaggctaaggtaCCCTTGCCAAAGCCTCCACCTCCTTTCCCTCAAAGGCTTGCTaa ttatgccaagtttatgaaagatcttgtgaccAACAAGAGGTCgataaattttgaaactatcaaagtcactcatcaagtgagtgcaattgctCATTatatggctcctaagttggaggatgcCGGAGATTTCACGATTCCCTGTACTATTAGGAGTGCCaattttgctaaagctctttatgATATTGGGGAAAGTATCAATTTGTTGGCctattcgatgttcaaaactttggggattgggaaaccaagacccatatccatgaggttgcaaatggacGATTGTACCA GTAAGGTTGTTTGTGATGTCGAAGCCAGAGAAATAactttccgggttggtgatgaacaagtggtattccacgtgtgcaagtCTATGCGTCAACCAACTAGTAATGAAGTGTGTTATTTTGTGGACTCAGTGACCGATGTCAttattgatgacacaagtgctacaatcaatgttggtgatatgttggaaggCATTTTTCTCAACTTGGATGATGATGAGATTGAtggtttcatggaatgtgtgaactctttgtaA
- the LOC138895978 gene encoding uncharacterized protein, with the protein MSPYRLVFRKACHLPVVLEHKAIWALKELNLDWDVAPNLRVLFLNELDEFWYHAYESSSLYKEKMKYLHDKCSWNKDFKAGDLLLLFNSRLRKFPGKLKSKWSGPFKIVGLTPFSALDLKNKNNETFQVNGHRVKHYFGKVGESHMVAVIYFT; encoded by the coding sequence ATGTCCCCATACCGGCTAGTATTCaggaaagcttgtcatcttccggtggtactagagcacaaggcaataTGGGCCTTGAAagaattgaatcttgattgggatgttgCACCTAACTTGCGGGTTTTatttttgaatgaattggatgagttttggtaccatgcatatgagagctcgtccttgtacaaagaaaagatgaaatatcttcatgacaagtgTAGTTGGAACAAGGATTTTAAGGCCGGTGATCTactattgttgttcaactcaaggttgagaaAGTTTCCTGGGAAGCTTAAgtcaaagtggagtggtccttttaaAATTGTGGGTTTGACACCTTTcagtgcattggacttgaagaacaaaaataatgaaacatttcaagtcaatggtcaccgggtgaagcactactttgGAAAAGTTGGAGAGAGCCACATGGTGGCTGTTATTTACTTCACTTGA